Below is a window of Corynebacterium kalinowskii DNA.
GGCGCTCAAGCACTTTTAAGCAGGTCCCCGGCGACTACCTCCAATGTTCGTGGGGTCTTCATGGGGCACATCGATATTTCGATGGACTTCCGACTACGGTAGTAGTCATGATTTCGACCCCTTATGAAGATTTGTTGGCCAAGATCCTGCGCGAAGGCGCCAAGAAGGATGACCGCACAGGAACCGGCACAACCAGCCTGTTCGGCCAGCAGATCCGCTTCAACCTCGCAGAGGCGTTCCCGCTGATCACCACCAAGAAGGTGTACTGGAAGGGGATCGTCGGTGAGCTGCTGTGGTTCTTACAGGGCTCATCGAACGTGAAGTGGCTACAAGACAACAACATCCATATCTGGGATGAGTGGGCCGCTGAAGACGGCGAACTGGGGCCGGTTTACGGCGTGCAGTGGCGCAGCTGGCCGACACCTGACGGTGGCCACATTGATCAAATCAGCCAGGCACTGGAGACGCTAAAGAATAACCCGGATTCCAGGCGAAACATCGTCTCTGCGTGGAACGTTTCGGAAATCAAGAACATGGCGTTGCCACCCTGCCACCTGCTCTTCCAGTTCTACGTCGCGGACGGCAAGCTCAGCTGTCAGCTGTATCAGCGCAGCGCCGACATGTTCCTCGGGGTACCGTTCAACATCGCCTCCTATTCCCTGCTCACGCACATGTTTGCGCAGCAGGCTGGCCTGGAAGTTGGCGAGTTCATCTGGACCGGCGGAGACTGCCACATCTACGACAACCACGTGGAGCAAGTCAAGACTCAGCTGTCCCGCGAGGCACGCGCCTACCCTACGCTGCAGCTGAACAAGGCTCACGACCTATTCAGCTACACCTTTGAGGATTGTGTCGTCGAAGGCTACGATCCACACCCTGCGATCAAAGGCCAGGTCGCCGTCTAGTGTTGCAGGCGATTTGGGCGCAGTCCCGCGACGGAATTATCGGCGACGGCGTCGATATGCCCTGGCACTTGCCGGAGGACCTTAAGCACTTAAAGGCAACAACGCTGGGATCCCCAGTCATCATGGGCCGTGCTACCTGGGAATCCATTCCCGAGCGCTTCCGCCCACTCCCCGGCCGCGAGAATTACGTGCTATCCAGCCGTGAGCCCGGCGACTGGTCGCGTGGCGCTCAGGTGATCACCACACTGCCGGACACGGATGCCTGGATCATGGGAGGCGGTCGCGTCTACGCCGATACTCTGCCCCAGGTCACCCGCGTCATTGTCACGGAAATCGACACGAAGCTGAGCTCAACGAAGAACGCGGTCTATGCGCCAGCGCTGGATGAGTTTAAGCTGGTCGCCGAGACACCTTGGCAAATCTCCGAACAGGGCCATCTCCTGTCGGATCCAGACAAGACCCCGCTCAATTACCGATTCCTCACCTACGAAAGGAGCTCCCGATGAGTGAGCTCACCCTGTACACCACCGAATGGTGCCCGTTCTGCCAGAAGCTCGTCGCCGCCCTCGACGAGGCGAAAGTCCCTTACACCAAGATTGATGTCGAGGAAGACGCCGAGGCTGCGGCGTGGGTCGAGTCCGTCAATGGCGGAGACCGCATCGTGCCGACCGTGAAGTACCCGGACGGCTCCTACGCCACCAATCCGCTCCCCAAGGTGGCCATGCGCAAGTTCGCGCGACTTACTTCCTAAGTAAGTAAATGTCCATGATCCAGCCGTGCTTTTCTCGAAGCGCGGCTTTTTCTTGTGCCAGGTCAATGCCGATCTCGGAGACGAGGCCGTGGCGGAGCACTTGCTTGTCGGTCCCCAAGTAGGCACCCCACCAGATCTCTGCATCAGGCGCGTGCATCCAGGCAGCCCCACCATCGAGCATGACCACAGCATTCGTCATCGGGCCATCCACCAGCGCGCGGCCAGTGGTGATGCGGATATCTTCGCCAATCCGATTGATCAAAATCCCATGGGCGGCAGTCAGCGCCTGCACTGCGGTAATCCCTGGGGTCACGGTCACCGTGGCATTTAGCCCGAGGCCACGCATCCGCTCGATGATGCGCAGCGTGGAGTCATACAGTGATGGATCGCCCCAGACCAGGAATGCGGCAGTGCCCTCGGCGGGGAGGGCGTCGAGAAGCAGCTGTGCGCGCTCTTGGTGCCACCGCTCCACCTCAGCCTTATAGTCGGCGGGGTTGCGGTCGCGCTCGGGGTCGGTCACTGCGACGATCGGGGTGCCGGGCGCATGCTTATCGACGATTTCCCGTCGCGCATTGAGCAGATCGGCCTTCGTGTCACCCTTGTCCAGCGCCACCACTACATCCGACCGGCGCAAAGCCTCGACGGCTTGCAGAGTCAGATGATCTGGGTTTCCGGCACCGATGCCGATGACTTCAATGTGCTGCATAGTGTCCATTTGTAGCAAAAGAAAAACGCCACCTACTTCATGTGGTGGCGTCGCTTCGTGTGAAACTAGCTCAGATCCTGGAAGATCTCAGCCATCTCCTGTGGAGACAGGGAGCTGGTGTTCTGGTTGAACTGCACAGAGAAGATCTGCTGCAGGTAAAGCTCGCACATAGCAGAGAGCTGCTTAGCATCGTACTTGTTGAGCAGCATCATGCGCTTGGTGGTGCCGTCCTCAAGGATTTCTTCCACGGAGAGCACAGGAACGTCGTTCTTAGTGATAATACGAGCCAAGATGTCGCGGCGGTTAACGTCAGTAAAAGTTGGCTTCAGCTCGGCCATGGGAAACACCTAGTCCTTCTAAGTAATTGACAAATCCTTGTTCTAGCCTAAGCCCAACCGCCCTCGTTTCGCTCGAATTCCAGTATTTCAACCCCCAAAAGTGTCCCCCGAACACATGATTTGGTCACCGTTGTCAGTGCGCTAAACTCTTTTCAGCAGCAATTGCGTTGCCCTCGTAGCTCAGTGGATAGAGCACGGCTCTCCTAAAGCCGGTGTCGGAAGTTCGATTCTTCTCGGGGGCACATTGTGAAGTCTCGAGACATCGTTCCTACGGTGTTTCGGGACTTTTTCTTTTTGTGTTGCCCCGGGGTGGGGTGAGTTCGTTGTCTTTTTGGTTGTAGCTGATGGTTTCGTCGTTGAGCGTTTAGGCGGCGATTTTTGCCCCGGTAGCGATGATTCTGATGTCGACGTGGTGGTCGATGCACATCATGGTGATGGGCTCTCCTGCCCATTGGCGTCCGATATATAGGCGGCGTAGCTGGCTGTGCCAGTAGGGTTTCGATGATGATTGTGGGTGACGGCTTGCCTGAGTTCTTCATTGTCTATGCATGGTGGAATGATGTCTCAAGACACGGGCATTGCCAATTCCTGGGCAGTTCGCCCCATTCGATGTGAAACCGGATCGATGTTGTAGGACATCCCTGCAGGCCAAGGCGGAACGATCTCATAAGACATACAGAACGATGTCACCGAACCAGACATTCTCGGGGGCACTACTACGGTCGTGACCTCACAGCCGTTTTCCAGCTTTACTAAACAATTTGTCTAAAATGCCACTGCCTATGTCACTAGAACAGTGCTTCCCCATCAGCTTTGGCTGAGTCTGTTATCCCGCCAGCCGACAACGCAACGAACTACATTGATACCCCACTATGCAGGAGGTTCACTGACCGAGTATGAGCCAAATCACTCTCGACAACCTTGCAGTCGTCAGGACTCAGCGCACCAAGTGGAGCCTAGCCTCCATGTTCCCCTTCAGAATCGCTGTTTTGCTCACCAAAGTTAAACACATCAGCTCGATTCCAACGATAGTTGCTATTCGCCTTGGTTAACCGAGCGCTTTCCTGTTTCCACTCCTCGTCTGTCAACAAACTTGCCCAGTTGTCATTTGCTAAATCTTCTTGCGATTTCGGATAAAACTCTTCGATATTGTTTATACGACTCCAGGTGTAATCCATAATCGGATTATCAGGGTCTATTTGGAAACAACACCAGGCCCGAAGCCAGTTGATGCCCTGATCTGCTGTTCGAACGATTTCTGCTAGTTCAGGATAGTCATTGTCAGCATGCTTGATACCTTTGTACGCGGCGTTAAATCGGTTAGCCCATAGTTCAGGATGCATCATTACAATCCTCGGCATGCTGAGACATACCCGTTTCAAATAGACGGGGAAGTTTTCAGCTAGAGTTCCCCGCTCCGATTGACCTGGGATTCTATGCCCGAATTCCTCTACCGCAACCGCTACATTTAATAGCCGATTTTCCCAAGAAATCTTTTCAGATAAAGCTCGTTTTAGAGCATCCACACCCGGCTTGTTATTCGCCCAGAACTCTAGCCAGCGAGAAAAAACTTCTGGATTCTCCGTGGAGTATCGAATTAACGCCTCAGGATCTCGACCTTCTTCTACATCAAGCAAAGCATCCTCGTTACCTAAGGATTCGACTCTACATTCCCTCCAATAGTCAGGATTGATTGGTTGATGATTGAAGTTAAGTATCGGATTGCAACTAGAGCTAACACTTCGCTGAGTAAATCCAATTGGTTGACCATATATGATCGAAAGAAATTCCAGAACTGCGGTATGTTCCTCAATCGCAATATCACGTTCTTCTGATTTATCTAACTTGGTAATAATTCGAGCAATACTAAATGCTTGTATCCCCTTGCCAAGTCCGATTGACTCAGTACGAGCTTCAAGAATGATCTCATGCTTCAACTGTCCTCGAAACAGAATTGACTTCGATTTCTTGAGATTGATCTCCAGCCAGTTATTGTCGTCTCCGTAGTTCGAATCGATAAGCTCTGCATCCTCTCGCATCCAGTGCCGCAGCATCGGCACGTACGAGACAACTTCAGATGCGTTCTCCCATGTCTTGCCATTTCCATCGAAAATTAGGTGTTGAGGTTGCAGTTCCCACCGTTCAACTCCCTGAAATGGCCCCGCGCCACGGACTTGAATTGTCCAGCAGTTTGCTACCTCGACTTGCCCCAACTCATCTATGAAAAGGAAGTCAAAAGGATGGCTCCAGGCATCGCGAGGATTGACTGAATCTGTCCAACGATTCTCAGGCTCGACGTAATCCGAAACTAGTGAGATCACACATCGATCTTCTTGTCGTGATAACGCTGCTGAAATTGGCGCTTGGTCATCTGCGATTATCCAACCTTGCCGATCCCGCTCCGAAGTCAAAACATTCTTGGTTTTCAATTCCATGCCAATCTGAAAAAGAACTCATTAGCCCTGCAAAAATGGATAACCCCCATTTTAGCTTTACCGTATTACCGTCTGTTCACGGTTTGCTTGCAACTGCCGACGGAGAATGCAGGTTTCGGCACTCATCGAATGTCTGAAAAGTAGCCGTCGGATGCATGCCAAATGCACCTAGAATGTAGAAATCGTCGGTCATGAAGTGCGCATGAATTGATCGTAGAATGCTCACAAAGTGCATGAAGACTAACACCGCTAAGTGCCCCGTACCGGCAGAGCCGACACCCAAGACAGAGATGACATTATCCCCGCTTCGAAAGGTGTGTCTCATGTCTTCTGCGTCCCCAGTCCGCCTCAATTCTGAAGTCCCTGGTACTCTCGGCTTCTACGCCACCAACAGCATCGTAGGTGAATCCGGAAATACTTTCTGCATAGTCTTTGAGCGTTTATCACAAGAAAGGTGTAGTAGAGGGCTCTTTCTCAACTGCAACTACATCAACACTCGTATCTGGAGAAACTTCTTTAATTCGATCAATGACTGTGACAGACAGAATATCGGTACCAGCACCTGGATCAAGCAACCTGACAGATTTCCTACAAAAATCTCGACCTACCAGCATATCTGCCATGACCGAAGCTACTGTCGACGCCGTGAAGAACTGTTCGGAAACGTCTAAGTTTTCTCGCCCAATCTTGTCAAGTGCTTCCACTCTTCAGACTTCTGCACGTTCAACTAATGTCACCAAGATCCTCGCCTCCAATTCCAAGTATTGTATTACAAGGATTCACAGCGTTTGCCCTGGCACTCCAGTTGCTGCACATCGAACCAACCGTATTGCGAGGCGTGGGGTGCCCCCAATCTCTTGCTGTCTCGGACGGTTAGAAATCCGCAGGAATACCTTTCCCCTGCGGATTTCTTCATGTAGAGAAAGATCATGCTCGCCGGTAGATACGATTAAGCAATGGCAATTCACCCTCACAACGCCCTAACTCTCGAAGAAGCCGAATGGCTGGATCGCATTAGGGCGATCGAACCGAAAGCTCAAGAGTGGCTTGAGCTAACTCGCACACCACCGAAACCCGAGGAACGAAGCTCCTTAGCGTGTGACTCTCTCGGAGAATTGGAAATGGATGTTGCTATCTACTACCAGCTCTGTATTGCGATTGAACACCTCCACTTCGCAATCACGTCCATCACTCAAATGCAGAGGACTTACCCTACTGCTTACATGACCGTCTGCCGAACTGGATTGATTGCATCAACTAATGCCCTGTGGTTACTTTCTGGCCCAACCCGGCAAGTCCGACAAAAGCGACTGTGCATCATGAAATCTCAGGAGTTTCAAGAACAGATCGCGGAATTCAATTCAATCCCCCGACTTGACGGATGGGAACCAGATAAGACGGAATCGCTCGTCGCACAGATAAGGGCAAAACAAGAATGGCTGCAGAAAATCGTTGAAACAGCAGGATTGGGCATCAACGTAGAGAAGCAGAAGCTGAATCAAACCGACGTCATTGAGCAAACAATCAAGGAAAACTTTAAGGGCGACGATTCAGACACCAAGTGGTTTCGATACGGAATCTCGAACCAGTGGAGATCGGGTAGTGCAGCAGCCCATGCCCGCTCCCAATACGGAATGAAGCAACTGGGAGCAAAAGTTCCCGAAGCTATCGCAAAGGGCCAGAAGATTGTCACGCTTACCGCCAGCTTAGACGGTGAGATCGGTCCTGCAGTTTCCGGAGTATTCATGGTCTTGAAAGAAGCGATCCGAATCTTTGGACTTCGATCCGTGTGTCACTTACGACCAGGTGACAAGCCATGACACACCGATAGTTCTCGAAGAAAGACTGGCCTCGCGCCCTACGGGTGGAGGCGATTCTTAAGGGAATCATGCTAGATCACCCCTATCAACTGTGCCGCGGCAGAAAGATAGATGGTCCTGCGGGCCTAGGCGGGCTTTGCCTGCAATCTTTTGGGCCGCGGCACAGCCCCAGGAAGACCCAGTTGCGGCAGGTTAAGATCAGATAGGCTCCTAAAGCCGGTGTCGGAAGTTCGATTCTTCTCGGGGCACATATATTAGGCCGAATTCCCATTGCTCAATGTTGGGGATTCGACTTTCACATTTCTCCACTCCCCTAGCCACCACCCCATCTAGTTGCTATTGTGACTGTTGTTCATAAAAAGAACTCATGAGTTAATAAAAGCAACTGGAGTTTCCTGTGGTCCTCTCTCGTCGTTCGTTCCTCAAAGCCAGCGCCCTGGCCGCTGTTGCGCCAATCGCTGCCAGCGCCGTCGATAAGCTCCCTGCAGCTCACGCACTCGGCGCGCCCGTCGGCACTGTTATCGACTACTCCGGCGGCGTACCAAACGCGCAGGATGTCAAGGCGCGGGGCCACCTCGGCGCTGTCCGCTACGTATCCGAGCGACGCCCGGGTGCTAACTGGATGCTCGGCAAGCCAGTTCGGATCGATGAGACCAAGGCTTTCTCCAACGCAGGCCTCGAGGTTGCATCTGTGTACCAGTTCGGTCGCGCTGAAACCGCAGACTGGCTCCAGGGCGCTGCAGGCGCGGCTATCCACGCCCCACAGGCCATCGCCCTGCACACCGCTGCCGGCGGCCCAACCGGACGCCCGATCTACGTCGCGATCGATGACAACCCAACCCGCGCCCAATACGACGGCCAGATCCGCCCCTACCTGCGCGCGTTCAAGACCGCACTGGAAGGTGCCGGCCTGCGACTAGGCATTTATGGCAACTACAACGTCATCGACTGGGCTATCGCCGACGGCCTCGGCGAATTCTTCTGGATGCACGACTGGGGCTCCGCCGGCCGCATCCACCCCCGCACCACCATCCACCAGAAGGCCAAGTGGCAAGAAAATATCAGTGGCGTTGAGGTCGACATCAACAACGTGTACGCACACGACTGGGGCCAGTGGAAGCCAGGCTATGCCCCAACCCCTGCGCCGGGGCAGATCCCCGCTATCCCGAACACGGATCAGCTCTCCAGCATGCTGCCACCACAGCTTGGCAATGTGAAGCTCCCAAGCCAGCAGCAGATTAACGACGCCATCAACATGGTGAACAAGGCACGCGGCCTATCGAGCTAGTACAGGTTCCACATGACGCTTGACCAGCGCGGTCAGGTCGTCCGCGGACCCCTGCACGGCGGCGGCTACCACGAAGTCGTCGCCGAAGCTTACCGACGAGTGCAACTCCCTATCATCCGACCATCCCCATTTCGTGCCCCGTGCACCCGGGAGGGTCGAGGTGCCAAAGTTCTGCTGGTAGCCGTCGTACGCAAACTCGTGGCTATAGTGCATCGCATCCAGGAGATCGGAATCCGGATCGTGCTGCAATTTCAATCGCAGGAACTTCACCACGTCATATGTTGACGTCTGGCTGGTCCCCCAGGTCTCGCCTGCAAAAGTCGACCACAACTCGTAACGACGTGCAGTGTCATCGATAGCTTCCGGATACTTCTCCATTAACTGATCGGCGACGACATCGTCCGAGGCTTCGATCATCTCAACGGCCGAGTCGTGATCCTCTTTATCCCCTGTGAGTAGCACATAATCAGCGATATACAGCTTGGCCAAGCTGAGCGCGGGGCGCGGAAACCTTTCGGTAGCACTACCGTGGTGCTGACCATCGGAAAGTCGCACGAACGTCAACTGAGTCCCGCCTGGATACTCGGAAAAATTGTCTAATGCTTCACGATCGACATAGTCGCTGAGCGCGGCGACGCCCTCTTCCAGCAGAGGCAACTGAGGTGGCTCCACTGCCGTCTCATCTAGGGTGATGGTGCCCACGACAAAACTCCCCAGGATGCCCAGGACCAGCAAGCCTAGGCCGATGCGAGTGGAAGTTCGAGTCACGAAAAAGATAGTAGCCCGCGTCCCAGCAAAGCTGGAATCGCGGGCTACTTGAGAGTGAATACTAGTGGTCGACCGGAGCTTCCACACCGACGCCGGTGAGGGAACGGACTTCCATTTCAGACTGCAGATCATCCATGTTGTCCGGCTTACCGATGAAGGTACCGACGATACCGCCGAGGAAGCCGAGTGGGATGGAGACGAGGCCTGGGTTCGCCAGCGGGAACCAAGCGAAGTCAGCGTTCGGGAACATTGCCGTAGCCGAGCCGGACACTGCCGGGGAGAACACGATCAGAACCAGCGCGGAGAGCAGGCCGGAGTAGATCGCCGTGACAGCACCAGTGGTGTTGAACTTCTTCCAGTACAGCGAGTACAGGATGGTTGGCAGGTTAGCGGACGCTGCGATAGCGAAGGCCAGGGCCACCAGGAAGGCCACGTTCTGGCTCATGGCCAGGATGCCGAGGACGATCGCCACGACACCGATGACAACTACGGTGATGCGGGAGACGCGGACCTGTTCTTCTTCCGTGGACTGACCATTACGGATGATGGAGTGGTACACGTCGTGTGCAACGGAAGCAGAGGCAGTAATCGCCAGACCTGCAACCACAGCAAGAACCGTAGCGAAGGCAATCGCGGAGATGATGGCCATGAAGAAGGAGCCACCAAGTTCGAGTGCGAGCAGTGGTGCTGCAGCATTTGCGCCGCCAGGAGCTGCCTTGATGCGCTCTGGGCCAACCAGGGCTGCAGCGCCGTAACCAAGAACCAAGGTCATCAGGTAGAACGCACCGATGAGGATGATAGCCCAGGTTACAGACTTACGAGCTTCCCTAGCCGTTGGCACGGTGTAGAAACGCATCAAAACGTGTGGCAGACCTGCAGTACCCAGCACGAGTGCGAGGCCCAAGGAGATGAAGTCCAGCTTGGAGATCTCCGTCTTGCCGTACTTCATGCCTGGCTTCAGCAATGCTTCGTTGCCGCCGTGGGCTTCGACTGCCTTGGTGAACAGCTCGTTGAAACCACCCTTGACTGCGAAGAACACGAGGCCGGTCATGATAACCACGGTGCCCACCAGGAGCACGGCCTTAATCATCTGGACGTAGGTGGTGCCCTTCATGCCGCCGATGAGGACGTAGGCAATCATGATGATACCGACGATGACCACGACGATGGCCTGCTCAGTCTTACCATGCAGGTTCAGCAGCACGGCCACGAGGGAGCCGGCGCCAGCCATCTGAGCGATCAGGTAGAACAGGGACACGAAAAGAGTACCCATGGCAGCTGCCATACGAACTGGCTTTTGCTTCAGGCGGAAAGACAGAACGTCAGCCATGGTGAACTTACCCACGTTACGCAGTGGCTCAGCCACCAGCAGGAGGGCTACCAGCCATGCGACGAAGAATCCGATGGAGTACAAGAATCCGTCGTAGCCCGTCAGCGCGATCGCACCGACGATACCGAGGAACGACGCTGCCGAGAGGTAGTCGCCGGCGATGGCAAGGCCATTCTGGGTACCGGTGAAGGAAGCACCACCGGTGTAGAAATCCGATGCGTCTGAAGTCTTTTTGCCCACGCGCATCACGATGGCCATGGTGACCACGATGAAGATAACAAAGACGATGATGTTGAGAACGGGGTTGCCGGTGTTGGACTCGGCTGCGAGAAGGTAAGTGTTGGACACCTTTTACATCCCTTCCATTTCTTGACGAATCGCGGTAGCACGCGGCTCGATGTTCTTGTTAGCAAACTTGATGTACACCCACGTGATGATGAAGGTGGTGAGGAACTGAAGCAGTCCCAGAACGATGCCCAGGTTCATCTTGCCGAACACCTTGGTAGCCATCAGGTCTGGCATGTAGGTGGCCACGAGCACGAAGCCGATGAACCAGACAAAGAAGAGAACGGACATAGGGAACGTAAAATTGCGGAAAGTGGAGCGCAGTTCTTGGAACTGAGGGCTCTGCTGCATCGCGCGGAACTCCGCGGCCGTTGGTTCACGGCGCGTGAGCTGCGGGTGAGATCCGGTGCTCATCGTGGCGGTCCTCTCGCTTTCTTGAATCTTGCAATTTCTTGCAATTGTCTAAACAGGGTGACGGTCGTGACCCAAGGCTTCACCACCTTGACAGTGTGTAGCCGGTCACAATTTCCGCTTGCAAGTGAAGTTACCTAGCTCACATTGCAATGCTGAACTCTTCTGCCCAAGAATTTAGTTAGCAAGTTAACAACCACCCCCACAAGCATGGCTGACCTTTATCTATATAGAAAAGCAATTCACCCCCATGAATGCCATTCACCACTATTTGCAAATCTTGTTAATGGTCTGAAAATTGCAACTATTAGCTTCGCAAGCGACGCAATAGCCAACTTTGTGTTGATGGCGAAAGTAGTCGCACGAGCTCAATCGCGGCAGCACCCGCGAGACCGGTGAGGAGGGCGTCGACAAGCAGCTGCCCATTGCTGGCATCCAGCAGCAACCACCGCTGCAGCACCGGGATCAGGAAGATTGCGAGGTATCCTGCGGCCCCTGCGCCAATCAGGGCGATCTTCCACCACGTTAACGGGCGAGCAACGACGCCGAGCACCCACATCGCCATCGTCAGCAGCACCGCGAGCGTGGCAGTGGACACCTGACGATGCTCCACCCCACCCAACTCCGTCGGGTAATGCCAGACCCAAAAGCCAATGGTAAACGCCGCAATGAGCAGTCCGAACGGCACCGCCAACCCCAGCACCCGACGCACGAAGCCCCCACGAGCGCGCTCGGTGTTAGGCCCGAGCGACAGCACAAACGCCGGGATGCCGATGGTGAACCAGCCGATCATCGTCACGTGGATGGGCTGAAATGGGTAGGCCAGCCCCCAGATCCCCATTACCGCCGCGAGCACCAAGGAGTAAATCGTCTTGGTCAGGAACAGGTTGGCTACTCTTTCGATGTTGCCAATTACTCGGCGGCCCTCAGCAACGACGTGCGGCAAGGTAGCAAAGCTGTTGTCCAGCAGCACCACCTGCGCCACCGATCTACTCGCGGGAGCACCCGAGCCCATAGACACACCGATATCTGCCGCTTTGAGCGCGAGCACGTCGTTGACACCATCACCAGTCATTGCCACGCAGTGCCCGGCGCGCTGCAGCTCCTCGACCATGTCGCGTTTCTGACCAGGATTGACGCGGCCAAACACTGCGGCGCTAAGTACGTCTCCTGGCTTGAGGTTCCGGGCGTCCACAATTTCGCCCTCGATGCCCACTTGCCGCGCAACCGCCCCAACAGATACCGCATTGTCACCCGAGATAACCTTGACCGCCATGTCCTCACGGGTGAAGAACTGCAGGGTTGCGGCTGCATCGGCACGCACCTTTTGCTGCAACACGACCTTAGCGACGGGTGTAACGGTCGCCAGTGTCACATCATCCAGCGAAGGTACCTGGCCCAGCAACAACACACGCAGGCCGTTGTCCGAGTCTGCGGCCACGCGCTCAAGCACGGACGGGTCCGAGCAGAGCATATCCGGGGCGCCCAGCACCCAACTACCCCGCGGCCCAAGATCCACACCCGACCACTTGCGCGCGGAATCAAACGGCTCGGCCCGCTCGACCTGCCACGCTGTTTCTCCGGCAACCCCCTCGCCGATCGCACGCATGGTGTCGTTGGGCCGGTTGTCAGCGGCGACCATCGCGCGCAGAACTGCTTCAGGCTCGATATCTAGGTTTGCCAGCTTTTCCACGCGCAGCAGATCCATCCGGTTCTCAGTAAGTGTCCCTGTCTTATCCAGGCACACCACGTCCACGCGCGCCAGCATCTCGATCGCGGCGAGCTCGTTGACCAGCGCTTGTCGACGCCCCAGACGCACCACCCCCACAGCGAACGCAATAGACGTCATGAGTACAAGCCCCTCTGGCACCATAGGCACGAGGGCGGCCACCATGGCCAAAATCGCTTCATTGAGTGGCGCCTCGGTACGGCCAAGCTGCGTCCAAATAGTGAGTGCGCCGGTGGGAATCAACAGCCAGCTGATGATCTTGAGGATTTTGTCAATGCCTCGCTGCAGCTCGGAATCGGTGAGCGAAAAGGCGCCCGCAGCTGCGATGAGCTTGGCAGCATAGGCG
It encodes the following:
- a CDS encoding thymidylate synthase, with protein sequence MISTPYEDLLAKILREGAKKDDRTGTGTTSLFGQQIRFNLAEAFPLITTKKVYWKGIVGELLWFLQGSSNVKWLQDNNIHIWDEWAAEDGELGPVYGVQWRSWPTPDGGHIDQISQALETLKNNPDSRRNIVSAWNVSEIKNMALPPCHLLFQFYVADGKLSCQLYQRSADMFLGVPFNIASYSLLTHMFAQQAGLEVGEFIWTGGDCHIYDNHVEQVKTQLSREARAYPTLQLNKAHDLFSYTFEDCVVEGYDPHPAIKGQVAV
- a CDS encoding dihydrofolate reductase, whose product is MLQAIWAQSRDGIIGDGVDMPWHLPEDLKHLKATTLGSPVIMGRATWESIPERFRPLPGRENYVLSSREPGDWSRGAQVITTLPDTDAWIMGGGRVYADTLPQVTRVIVTEIDTKLSSTKNAVYAPALDEFKLVAETPWQISEQGHLLSDPDKTPLNYRFLTYERSSR
- a CDS encoding mycoredoxin: MSELTLYTTEWCPFCQKLVAALDEAKVPYTKIDVEEDAEAAAWVESVNGGDRIVPTVKYPDGSYATNPLPKVAMRKFARLTS
- the cobF gene encoding precorrin-6A synthase (deacetylating), whose product is MQHIEVIGIGAGNPDHLTLQAVEALRRSDVVVALDKGDTKADLLNARREIVDKHAPGTPIVAVTDPERDRNPADYKAEVERWHQERAQLLLDALPAEGTAAFLVWGDPSLYDSTLRIIERMRGLGLNATVTVTPGITAVQALTAAHGILINRIGEDIRITTGRALVDGPMTNAVVMLDGGAAWMHAPDAEIWWGAYLGTDKQVLRHGLVSEIGIDLAQEKAALREKHGWIMDIYLLRK
- a CDS encoding class I SAM-dependent methyltransferase, which codes for MEALDKIGRENLDVSEQFFTASTVASVMADMLVGRDFCRKSVRLLDPGAGTDILSVTVIDRIKEVSPDTSVDVVAVEKEPSTTPFL
- a CDS encoding DUF1906 domain-containing protein yields the protein MVLSRRSFLKASALAAVAPIAASAVDKLPAAHALGAPVGTVIDYSGGVPNAQDVKARGHLGAVRYVSERRPGANWMLGKPVRIDETKAFSNAGLEVASVYQFGRAETADWLQGAAGAAIHAPQAIALHTAAGGPTGRPIYVAIDDNPTRAQYDGQIRPYLRAFKTALEGAGLRLGIYGNYNVIDWAIADGLGEFFWMHDWGSAGRIHPRTTIHQKAKWQENISGVEVDINNVYAHDWGQWKPGYAPTPAPGQIPAIPNTDQLSSMLPPQLGNVKLPSQQQINDAINMVNKARGLSS
- a CDS encoding solute symporter family protein, which gives rise to MSNTYLLAAESNTGNPVLNIIVFVIFIVVTMAIVMRVGKKTSDASDFYTGGASFTGTQNGLAIAGDYLSAASFLGIVGAIALTGYDGFLYSIGFFVAWLVALLLVAEPLRNVGKFTMADVLSFRLKQKPVRMAAAMGTLFVSLFYLIAQMAGAGSLVAVLLNLHGKTEQAIVVVIVGIIMIAYVLIGGMKGTTYVQMIKAVLLVGTVVIMTGLVFFAVKGGFNELFTKAVEAHGGNEALLKPGMKYGKTEISKLDFISLGLALVLGTAGLPHVLMRFYTVPTAREARKSVTWAIILIGAFYLMTLVLGYGAAALVGPERIKAAPGGANAAAPLLALELGGSFFMAIISAIAFATVLAVVAGLAITASASVAHDVYHSIIRNGQSTEEEQVRVSRITVVVIGVVAIVLGILAMSQNVAFLVALAFAIAASANLPTILYSLYWKKFNTTGAVTAIYSGLLSALVLIVFSPAVSGSATAMFPNADFAWFPLANPGLVSIPLGFLGGIVGTFIGKPDNMDDLQSEMEVRSLTGVGVEAPVDH
- a CDS encoding DUF485 domain-containing protein produces the protein MSTGSHPQLTRREPTAAEFRAMQQSPQFQELRSTFRNFTFPMSVLFFVWFIGFVLVATYMPDLMATKVFGKMNLGIVLGLLQFLTTFIITWVYIKFANKNIEPRATAIRQEMEGM